One window of Amaranthus tricolor cultivar Red isolate AtriRed21 chromosome 11, ASM2621246v1, whole genome shotgun sequence genomic DNA carries:
- the LOC130827302 gene encoding embryo-specific protein ATS3A-like: protein MAIHNRIFFALLFMLALTLDCLNIFFVKGEVQMKGNCSYVITIETSCSKDAGTSDYISLRFGDSTNDVLIRPLNKRRVKWVDTMGENVLDDVPRRPFQPCSVDEFQVDKPCVDTPICYLYLKLTGSDDWRPGFAQVRVQDEARFNSKYFYFRHYVPRHVWHGYDLCDREVTPFGIKHKRKVFH from the exons ATGGCAATCCATAATCGAATTTTCTTTGCACTTCTGTTCATGCTTGCACTTACATTGGACTGCCTTAACATATTTTTTGTCAAAGGAGAAGTGCAAATGAAG GGAAACTGCAGCTATGTAATAACCATAGAAACCAGTTGTTCTAAGGATGCAGGGACTTCAGACTATATCAGCTTACGATTTGGAGACTCAACTAATGATGTTTTGATTCGTCCGCTTAACAAGAGGCGAGTAAAATGGGTTGACACAATGGGTGAGAATGTCCTAGATGATGTCCCGAGGAGACCATTCCAACCTTGCAGTGTTGATGAGTTTCAGGTTGATAAACCATGTGTGGATACACCCATTTGCTACTTGTATCTGAAGCTAACAGGATCCGATGACTGGCGACCGGGTTTTGCACAGGTTCGGGTTCAAGACGAGGCACGTTTCAATTCGAAGTATTTCTATTTTCGCCATTATGTTCCTAGGCATGTTTGGCATGGTTATGACTTGTGTGATAGAGAGGTCACTCCCTTTGGGATCAAGCATAAAAGAAAGGTTTTTCATTAA
- the LOC130827259 gene encoding BTB/POZ domain-containing protein At5g60050, whose translation MASSKEVSTMIRHGIISDPSISLSPINKPTSNSENSISSSPSKPISFSPPPSFSRPTLFEMMSEEQLRESKQSKDNNYRRLQGKLSRVLSKNPNFIDSNDSSSNNLGGFGNGDVKLTISGRDGFKISMDVHRKVLAEKSRFFAEKLSDGNITHSVEICDCDDVEIYVETLVLMYSDDLKKKLMGEDVSTVLGLLKVSAAILFEAGILSCLEYLEAVPWSEDEEQKIISCLSQLQLHDSVSEDVLQRVSTEPSTSTHADDMFMKMLTGVLQAKDDKARKEMKSLISRLLREDVVDYSNYGPKIDVSKDTLYSLCQRCLSALILSLSEATCMDENKHDRSAIMREIAREADNIQWIVDILIDKKIGDEFVKLWADQKELAALHSKIPTMYRHEISKVTARLCIAIGRGHILVPKETRYCLLSTWLEHLYEDFRWMKSASRYVDKKVVEDGLGQTILTLPISQQQYILMNWFDRFLAKGDDCPNIQKAFEIWWRRAFIRQYTPDQDQHMQITVCDYTD comes from the exons ATGGCTTCTTCTAAAGAAGTTTCTACCATGATAAGACATGGTATTATTTCAGACCCATCAATCTCTCTTTCCCCCATTAATAAACCCACTTCAAACTCGGAAAATTCCATTTCTTCTTCCCCTTCTAAACCCATTTCTTTTTCTCCTCCTCCTTCATTTTCTAGACCTACCCTTTTTGAAATGATGTCTGAAGAACAACTTAGAGAGTCTAAACAGTCAAAAGATAATAATTATAGAAGATTACAGGGTAAATTGTCTAGGGTTTTGTCGAAGAACCCTAATTTTATCGATAGTAATGATAGTAGTAGTAATAATTTGGGGGGTTTTGGTAATGGTGATGTAAAACTTACTATTAGTGGAAGAGATGGATTTAAGATTTCAATGGATGTTCACAGGAAAGTTCTAGCTGAAAAAAGTAGGTTCTTTGCTGAAAAATTGAGTGATGGTAACATTACTCATTCAGTAGAAATCTGTGATTGTGATGATGTTGAGATTTATGTTGAAACTCTTGTTTTGATGTATTCTGATgatttgaagaagaaattgatgGGTGAAGATGTTTCCACAGTTTTGGGCTTGCTTAAG GTATCTGCTGCCATTTTGTTTGAAGCAGGGATTTTGTCGTGCTTAGAGTATTTGGAAGCTGTTCCATGGTCTGAAGACGAAGAACAGAAAATCATTTCCTGTCTTAGTCAACTTCAGCTTCACGACTCAGTTAGTGAAGATGTTCTTCAGAGAGTATCAACCGAACCATCCACATCTACACATGCCGATGATATGTTCATGAAAATGCTCACCGGTGTCCTCCAAGCTAAAGACGACAAAGCTCGTAAAGAGATGAAGTCTCTTATTTCTCGGTTGCTTCGGGAAGATGTTGTAGACTACAGCAACTACGGACCTAAAATTGATGTTTCCAAAGATACTCTTTACAGTCTCTGCCAAAGGTGTCTCAGTGCACTTATACTTAGCCTGTCTGAAGCAACATGCATGGATGAAAATAAACATGATCGCAGTGCAATAATGAGGGAGATAGCTCGTGAAGCTGACAATATACAATGGATTGTAGATATCTTGATCGACAAGAAGATAGGAGACGAGTTTGTAAAGTTGTGGGCAGATCAAAAGGAACTCGCTGCTCTTCATTCAAAGATCCCGACTATGTACAGGCATGAAATTAGCAAGGTAACAGCCCGACTATGTATTGCCATTGGAAGGGGGCATATCTTGGTGCCGAAAGAAACCCGTTATTGCCTTCTATCCACATGGTTGGAACATCTATACGAGGACTTCAGATGGATGAAGAGCGCGAGTAGATATGTGGACAAAAAAGTTGTTGAAGATGGTCTTGGCCAAACCATTCTTACGCTGCCGATCTCTCAGCAGCAGTACATCTTAATGAATTGGTTCGATAGGTTTCTCGCTAAAGGAGACGATTGTCCCAATATTCAGAAGGCATTTGAGATTTGGTGGAGAAGGGCTTTTATAAGGCAGTATACACCAGATCAAGATCAACACATGCAGATTACTGTGTGTGATTACACTGACTGA
- the LOC130826565 gene encoding uncharacterized protein LOC130826565, with protein sequence MNRVKGQVVSSKPVSFSKAARILSKFVSSDNEASPAFAAYLKRAMGSFNELVQLHKDCKNSRSQHKGKLEIEATNKDGRKRKYESFSTGKLYASQEKHKSKKKKTQMQLNLEWDDLAVIDYYVQSY encoded by the exons ATGAATAGAGTGAAAGGACAAGTAGTATCATCGAAGCCTGTTTCGTTTTCCAAAGCCGCTAGAATCTTATCTAAGTTTGTATCTTCGGATAATGAAGCATCGCCTGCTTTTGCTGCGTACTTGAAGCGTGCTATGGGTTCTTTTAATGAACTAGTGCAACTTCATAAAGATTGTAAAAATTCGAGAAGTCAACACAAG GGCAAGCTTGAAATTGAGGCTACCAACAAAGATGGTAGAAAGAGAAAATATGAAAGTTTTTCAACTGGAAAATTATATGCTTCACAGGAGAAACACAAATCgaagaaaaagaaaacccaAA TGCAATTAAATTTGGAATGGGATGATCTAGCTGTTATAGATTATTATGTCCAATCATATTAG